A portion of the Roseimicrobium gellanilyticum genome contains these proteins:
- the fabG gene encoding 3-oxoacyl-ACP reductase FabG — MSGTASILITGGNGGLGLALGEAFLKADEGNHVWLGVRSRREKAEALATAHAERCQVIPLDVTNSEQWTTAVETITKVSGRLDVLVNNAGHHEDALLATMTDAQWNDVLQSNLSGTFLGCRAVTRTMMGQRFGRIINISSLSALMSPAGQANYAAAKSGMVGLTQSFAKEVARAGITVNAVCPGYVETDALSAMTDDQKRAAIQRIPMRRLGRPEEVAAAVLFLASAQASYITGATLKIDGGIL; from the coding sequence ATGTCGGGCACAGCATCGATACTCATCACGGGCGGAAATGGCGGACTCGGTCTGGCCTTGGGCGAGGCCTTCCTGAAAGCAGACGAAGGCAATCACGTGTGGCTGGGTGTGCGCTCGCGCAGAGAGAAGGCGGAAGCCCTCGCCACAGCGCATGCAGAGCGCTGTCAGGTCATCCCGCTCGATGTCACGAACAGCGAGCAATGGACCACTGCCGTCGAGACCATCACGAAGGTCAGTGGCAGACTCGACGTGCTGGTGAACAACGCAGGCCATCACGAAGATGCCCTGCTCGCGACCATGACGGATGCGCAGTGGAACGACGTGCTGCAGAGCAATCTCAGCGGCACCTTCCTCGGCTGCCGTGCCGTCACGCGCACCATGATGGGCCAGCGTTTCGGCCGCATCATCAATATCTCCTCCCTCAGCGCGCTCATGTCCCCAGCGGGCCAGGCCAACTACGCCGCCGCGAAGTCCGGCATGGTGGGCCTCACTCAGAGCTTCGCCAAGGAAGTGGCCCGCGCCGGCATCACGGTGAATGCAGTCTGCCCTGGTTACGTCGAAACCGATGCCCTCTCCGCCATGACCGATGACCAAAAGCGCGCCGCCATCCAGCGCATCCCCATGCGTCGCCTCGGCAGGCCGGAAGAGGTGGCCGCCGCCGTGCTTTTCCTTGCATCGGCGCAGGCTTCGTATATCACCGGGGCCACTCTCAAAATCGACGGCGGCATTCTCTGA
- a CDS encoding class I adenylate-forming enzyme family protein, with protein sequence MTGMLYARWQQTLSQHRDEVAVMDAVSGASWTFAALQRSLDSLPALAVGALHVASIADGVLAFVIQTLWAWRDGAVLCPMEREGGRVPDVRGMPTGIAHLKMTSGSTGEPRTVMFRGEQLAADADNIRSTMELDRACPNVAVISVAHSYGFSNLVLPLLLQGHPLVMVPDALPSSLRAACAVGHRVTLPAVPAMWRAWWQSGLIKEMPVALAISAGAPLPLDVERGVYEETGIKIHNFFGSSECGGIAYDRATTPRDDASLAGTAMDGVTLSIAEGGRLVVESAAAGQGYWPADDEALGGGKFFTSDLVEIQEGRVLMRGRVSDAINIAGRKLNPADVEAALLSCEGVKHCVVFGVASADPARCEDTIACVNAAEDLTPARLSAWLGERLQTWQLPRKYWLCSELVPNTRGKISRAEWREKWLSAQPVKV encoded by the coding sequence ATGACAGGAATGCTCTATGCCCGCTGGCAGCAAACTCTCTCCCAGCATCGCGATGAAGTCGCGGTGATGGACGCGGTTTCGGGCGCCTCCTGGACCTTTGCCGCCCTGCAGCGGTCTTTGGATTCGCTGCCTGCGCTGGCGGTGGGCGCTTTGCACGTGGCCTCCATAGCGGATGGCGTGCTGGCCTTTGTGATTCAGACGCTCTGGGCGTGGAGAGATGGCGCGGTGCTCTGCCCCATGGAGCGTGAAGGGGGACGCGTGCCGGATGTGCGTGGCATGCCGACAGGCATTGCGCATTTGAAGATGACCTCGGGCAGCACGGGGGAACCGCGCACCGTGATGTTCCGCGGAGAGCAGCTCGCGGCGGACGCGGACAACATCCGCTCCACCATGGAACTCGACCGAGCCTGTCCGAACGTGGCCGTCATCAGCGTGGCGCACAGTTACGGCTTCTCCAATCTGGTGCTGCCGCTGCTCTTGCAGGGGCACCCGCTGGTGATGGTGCCGGATGCGTTGCCCTCCTCCCTGCGTGCGGCGTGTGCCGTAGGCCATCGTGTTACCCTTCCTGCGGTGCCTGCCATGTGGCGCGCGTGGTGGCAGAGCGGCCTCATCAAGGAGATGCCCGTCGCGCTGGCCATCTCGGCGGGTGCGCCACTGCCGTTGGACGTGGAGCGTGGTGTGTATGAGGAGACCGGCATCAAGATTCACAATTTCTTCGGCAGCAGTGAATGTGGCGGCATCGCCTATGACCGTGCTACGACGCCTCGTGATGATGCCTCCCTCGCCGGTACTGCGATGGACGGGGTCACGCTCAGCATCGCTGAAGGTGGCCGCCTCGTGGTGGAGAGCGCTGCTGCGGGACAGGGCTACTGGCCTGCCGATGATGAAGCGCTCGGCGGTGGCAAGTTTTTCACCAGTGACCTCGTGGAGATTCAAGAGGGACGTGTGCTCATGCGTGGCCGTGTGAGTGACGCCATCAACATCGCCGGTCGCAAGCTCAATCCCGCCGATGTGGAGGCCGCGCTGCTTTCATGTGAAGGCGTGAAGCACTGTGTGGTCTTTGGTGTGGCGAGCGCGGACCCCGCGCGGTGCGAGGATACCATTGCGTGTGTGAACGCGGCAGAAGACCTCACCCCCGCGCGGCTCTCGGCCTGGCTCGGGGAGCGTCTCCAGACGTGGCAGCTTCCGAGGAAGTACTGGCTTTGCTCCGAACTGGTTCCGAATACCCGGGGAAAGATTTCCCGCGCGGAATGGCGCGAGAAATGGTTGAGTGCCCAGCCAGTGAAAGTGTGA
- a CDS encoding acyl carrier protein, whose translation MADLDAIKLQIKQAMVEELMLPQTAEEIADDALIFSPQGLGLDSVDALQLVVALEKRFGLKLPDAAAARETLRSVDTIAEAVAAKA comes from the coding sequence ATGGCAGACCTCGACGCGATCAAGTTGCAGATCAAACAGGCAATGGTGGAAGAACTCATGCTCCCCCAGACCGCGGAAGAGATCGCCGATGACGCCCTCATCTTCAGCCCCCAGGGCCTCGGCCTCGACAGCGTGGACGCCCTGCAACTCGTGGTCGCCCTGGAGAAGCGCTTCGGCCTGAAGCTCCCGGATGCCGCCGCCGCTCGTGAAACCCTGCGCTCAGTGGACACCATTGCGGAAGCGGTGGCCGCGAAAGCGTAG
- a CDS encoding beta-ketoacyl-[acyl-carrier-protein] synthase family protein yields the protein MPYRAGQTREETHRVVITGAGIITSMGNNWQENAEGFRAGRLAFRDITVFDASRQRVQRAGEVVFPDAFPQTRLTRSQRKRLDRASRLLVHAGVEAIQQSGWNADALSGEPVPLCLGTSAGAMATGEAYYLAKTNAPATKTSLAEKVILYLPHTQAQHLQSALGIHGPLTIIANACASGANAIGQAFRLVKSGRTRRALAGGYDALAHMVFAGFDSLQALSTTLPRPFDANRDGLALGEGAAIVTLERLEDALARGANILAEISGYGASTDLHHLTQPHPQGDAALLSMTRACEEAGVTPDMIQYINSHGTGTPLNDVAEGAAIQRWAGGHVGKIMVSSTKSAIGHLLGGAGAVEAVICLIAMREGFVPASCSVRTADPICTFDLVREPREAQLDCTLTNSFGFGGANATLIFKKLAA from the coding sequence ATGCCGTATCGCGCAGGCCAGACACGTGAAGAGACGCACCGGGTGGTCATCACCGGGGCGGGCATCATCACGAGCATGGGGAACAACTGGCAGGAGAATGCCGAGGGTTTCCGCGCTGGCAGGCTCGCCTTCCGCGACATCACTGTCTTCGATGCCAGCCGTCAGCGGGTGCAGCGTGCCGGGGAGGTGGTGTTTCCAGACGCATTCCCGCAAACCCGCCTCACGCGCAGTCAGCGCAAACGCCTCGATCGCGCTTCCCGCCTGCTCGTCCATGCAGGAGTGGAGGCCATCCAGCAAAGCGGGTGGAATGCCGATGCGTTGTCTGGGGAACCCGTGCCGCTCTGCCTCGGCACCAGTGCGGGTGCCATGGCCACGGGTGAGGCCTATTACCTTGCGAAGACGAATGCGCCTGCCACGAAGACCAGCCTCGCGGAAAAGGTCATCCTGTATCTCCCGCACACACAGGCCCAGCATTTGCAGAGCGCGCTCGGCATTCACGGGCCGCTGACCATCATTGCCAATGCCTGCGCCTCGGGAGCCAATGCCATCGGGCAGGCATTCCGACTGGTGAAGTCCGGCCGCACGCGCCGCGCTCTGGCGGGTGGCTATGATGCGCTCGCGCACATGGTCTTCGCGGGCTTCGATTCCCTGCAAGCTTTGAGCACCACGCTGCCACGACCATTCGATGCGAATCGCGATGGCCTCGCACTCGGTGAAGGCGCCGCCATCGTGACGCTGGAACGTCTGGAGGACGCTCTTGCGCGTGGCGCAAACATCCTCGCTGAAATCTCCGGCTACGGCGCAAGCACCGACCTGCATCACCTCACCCAGCCGCATCCGCAAGGAGACGCGGCATTGCTCAGCATGACCCGCGCATGCGAGGAGGCCGGGGTGACACCGGACATGATACAGTATATCAACTCCCACGGCACCGGCACTCCGCTGAATGACGTGGCGGAGGGCGCGGCCATCCAGCGCTGGGCGGGCGGGCATGTGGGGAAGATCATGGTGAGCAGCACCAAGTCTGCCATCGGTCACCTCCTTGGAGGCGCGGGCGCAGTGGAGGCGGTCATCTGCCTCATCGCCATGCGGGAGGGATTTGTACCGGCCAGTTGCAGCGTGCGAACTGCGGACCCGATTTGCACCTTCGACCTGGTGCGCGAGCCGCGTGAAGCGCAGTTGGATTGCACGCTCACGAATTCGTTCGGCTTCGGTGGCGCGAATGCCACGCTCATCTTCAAGAAGCTGGCCGCATGA
- a CDS encoding glycosyltransferase family 39 protein, protein MASLQALDTFLFHGINHGLANPVFDAAIPYASGNALFYPLLLAVAVFVIWRWQRRGWAFVLLAILAALVASNWVCGPLKDLIERPRPFVTMTDVRLLAGNGSGSHAMPSCHAANWGALVVVTWMFFRRTWRFMVPLALLVGFSRVYTGVHYPSDVLAGFILGGVSTWMLIRALEWLWQALGRIAFPALWARCPSLYRDIPPRPEWLTNEASRVSWRHAAWVLMLGLLIERLVYIASGTIELSEDEAYQWMWSQRLDWAYYSKPPLIAWLQWLGTNLWGDTTFGVRFMSPVLALLCNVLVWCFVRKRTDERTAFWVVAAFAVTPLFAVGGVLLTVDAPTVLFYTAAAMAMWKAMEQDSTQWWAFAGVAAALGFLSKFFSPFLWAGLFLFLAFNRSYRHQLRRPGPWLALFMNVAAAFPVLYWNITHDWVTVTHLKERGGLDGSAHLNFATLGEFAGSITGLLNPVFFIAAAFAMWGWFRMKEKPALLSFLVCMSAPVFAVYLALSVQAKAQPNWIAPAAPMLFLFAAIWWHLRAKNGARMPARWLAAGFILGLPAVIFIHDTGLMKKAVRIDLKPGADPLCRVRGGSDLARVMEEQRLKLEQETGVPTFLLADHYGRASLMNFYNPAARTMLPERQLSYVLSADKPQNQYWFWPTYTSRTGENAIFVRQGAVEKKAPKRLREEFEQVQSLGIFKIRHEGAVCQQVQIFACHGLRPLPGTPPVHAPVGSLQASASADSRAE, encoded by the coding sequence ATGGCATCCCTGCAAGCACTCGATACCTTCCTCTTCCACGGCATCAATCACGGTCTGGCCAATCCCGTCTTTGACGCGGCCATTCCGTATGCCAGTGGCAATGCGCTCTTCTACCCGCTGCTGCTCGCAGTGGCGGTGTTCGTCATCTGGCGCTGGCAGCGGCGCGGCTGGGCCTTCGTCTTGTTGGCGATTCTAGCCGCACTCGTCGCAAGCAACTGGGTGTGCGGACCACTGAAGGACCTCATCGAAAGACCCCGCCCCTTCGTCACCATGACTGATGTGCGCTTGCTGGCGGGGAACGGCTCCGGCTCCCACGCGATGCCCTCTTGTCATGCGGCGAACTGGGGTGCGCTGGTCGTGGTGACGTGGATGTTCTTCCGGCGCACCTGGCGTTTCATGGTACCGCTTGCGTTGCTGGTGGGCTTTTCACGGGTGTACACAGGCGTGCACTATCCTTCGGATGTCCTCGCGGGATTCATCCTTGGTGGCGTCTCCACGTGGATGCTCATCCGTGCATTGGAATGGCTGTGGCAGGCACTGGGACGCATCGCCTTTCCCGCACTGTGGGCGCGTTGCCCTTCGCTCTATCGTGACATCCCTCCGCGACCGGAATGGCTCACAAACGAAGCATCACGCGTGAGCTGGCGCCATGCGGCGTGGGTGCTGATGCTGGGTCTGCTCATCGAGCGTTTGGTCTACATCGCGAGCGGCACCATCGAGCTCAGTGAAGATGAAGCGTATCAGTGGATGTGGAGCCAGCGGCTGGACTGGGCGTACTACAGCAAGCCGCCACTCATCGCCTGGCTGCAATGGCTGGGCACGAATCTCTGGGGAGACACCACCTTCGGCGTGCGCTTCATGTCGCCGGTGCTCGCGTTGCTTTGCAATGTCCTGGTGTGGTGCTTTGTCCGTAAGCGCACGGATGAACGCACCGCCTTCTGGGTGGTGGCAGCCTTTGCCGTGACGCCATTGTTCGCCGTGGGCGGGGTGCTTCTCACGGTGGATGCTCCCACGGTACTTTTCTACACCGCGGCAGCAATGGCCATGTGGAAAGCGATGGAGCAGGACAGCACCCAGTGGTGGGCGTTCGCAGGCGTGGCCGCAGCTCTGGGCTTCCTCAGCAAGTTCTTCTCTCCCTTCCTTTGGGCCGGCCTGTTCCTCTTCCTCGCGTTCAACCGCTCCTACCGGCATCAACTTCGCAGGCCCGGTCCGTGGCTGGCCCTCTTCATGAATGTGGCTGCCGCCTTCCCGGTGCTCTACTGGAACATCACACACGATTGGGTGACGGTGACGCACCTCAAGGAGCGCGGCGGTCTGGATGGCTCGGCGCACCTGAATTTTGCCACGCTCGGTGAATTCGCGGGCTCCATCACGGGTCTGCTGAATCCGGTATTCTTCATCGCGGCAGCGTTTGCCATGTGGGGTTGGTTCCGCATGAAGGAGAAGCCAGCCCTGCTCTCCTTCCTCGTCTGCATGAGCGCGCCGGTGTTTGCAGTCTACCTTGCCCTGTCTGTGCAGGCCAAGGCGCAACCGAACTGGATCGCACCAGCAGCTCCGATGTTGTTCTTGTTTGCGGCAATCTGGTGGCATCTCCGCGCGAAGAACGGTGCACGCATGCCGGCACGCTGGCTGGCGGCGGGATTCATCCTCGGTCTGCCCGCGGTGATTTTCATTCACGACACTGGCCTCATGAAAAAGGCCGTGCGCATCGATTTGAAGCCCGGTGCAGATCCCCTGTGCCGTGTGCGTGGTGGCAGCGATCTGGCACGTGTGATGGAAGAGCAGCGCCTCAAGCTGGAGCAGGAGACTGGCGTACCCACCTTCCTCCTCGCGGATCACTATGGTCGCGCTAGCCTGATGAATTTCTACAATCCTGCGGCGCGTACCATGCTTCCAGAGCGACAGCTTTCCTACGTGCTCAGCGCGGACAAGCCGCAGAATCAATACTGGTTCTGGCCCACCTACACCTCACGCACTGGAGAGAATGCCATCTTCGTGCGGCAAGGCGCCGTGGAGAAGAAAGCGCCCAAACGCCTGCGTGAAGAGTTCGAGCAGGTGCAGAGCCTCGGCATCTTCAAAATCCGGCATGAAGGCGCGGTGTGCCAGCAGGTGCAGATTTTCGCCTGCCATGGCCTGCGTCCCCTGCCCGGCACACCTCCGGTGCATGCCCCAGTCGGCAGCTTGCAGGCGTCCGCGAGCGCAGACAGTAGAGCGGAGTGA